The Pseudomonas parafulva genome window below encodes:
- a CDS encoding DUF4253 domain-containing protein → MIIQFLGNDSAHNPSSRTCDAYRLDGLTRMDELSAAGREIAARHSGCTVLFSLDDLPQALYTSGHARLSSNLDAVSEADLGQLPPECFENGQYLGYTTTKAEFAPCLRILLRQADALSFEALCAHGLTLDDAALEHWLAYQAKPLMLIDQPMLALAAPVEQPWQALAAFPNGYFESDLDPAQNCALARHLQQTHGYTLMGVGASYLGFTRAEAPDAAQAARVAADLCALYNVPAEQHEVRLDALRAGIEGRSHLWVRYVE, encoded by the coding sequence ATGATCATTCAGTTTCTTGGCAACGACAGCGCCCACAACCCGTCTTCGCGCACGTGCGATGCCTACCGCCTCGACGGCCTGACGCGCATGGACGAACTGTCGGCAGCAGGCCGCGAGATCGCTGCCCGTCACTCAGGCTGCACAGTGCTGTTTTCGCTGGATGACTTGCCCCAAGCGCTCTACACCAGCGGCCATGCACGGCTGTCTTCGAATCTCGACGCCGTGAGCGAGGCGGATCTGGGGCAATTGCCGCCCGAGTGCTTCGAGAACGGCCAGTACCTGGGTTACACCACCACCAAGGCAGAGTTCGCCCCTTGCCTGCGCATTCTTCTGCGCCAGGCGGATGCCCTCTCGTTCGAGGCCCTTTGTGCCCATGGCCTGACCCTGGATGACGCCGCGCTGGAGCATTGGCTGGCCTATCAAGCCAAACCGCTGATGCTGATCGATCAGCCCATGCTCGCGCTGGCGGCGCCAGTCGAGCAGCCTTGGCAGGCCCTGGCCGCGTTCCCCAATGGCTACTTCGAAAGCGACCTGGACCCTGCGCAGAACTGCGCGCTGGCCCGGCACCTGCAACAGACCCACGGTTATACCCTGATGGGGGTCGGTGCCTCGTACTTGGGCTTCACACGGGCCGAAGCGCCTGATGCAGCGCAAGCAGCGCGCGTTGCGGCAGACCTGTGCGCGCTGTACAACGTTCCGGCTGAACAGCACGAGGTACGACTGGACGCGCTGCGCGCCGGTATCGAGGGACGTTCGCACCTGTGGGTGCGCTATGTGGAGTGA
- a CDS encoding DUF6966 domain-containing protein, with protein sequence MNADTQALVHVLERLALLLEGDGDQHWSQWMRRARTRLLAGDGGGADFLLSAYGGMGSFNDVVLGQHYDSNGFSWKPGHVELNDRFDELRGAAYTLAQQIRRSRADTP encoded by the coding sequence ATGAATGCGGATACCCAGGCACTGGTGCATGTACTCGAACGCTTGGCCCTGTTGCTCGAAGGCGATGGCGACCAGCACTGGAGTCAATGGATGCGCCGGGCACGGACCCGTCTGCTCGCCGGTGACGGCGGCGGCGCGGACTTTCTGCTATCAGCCTACGGCGGCATGGGTTCGTTCAATGATGTGGTCCTCGGGCAGCATTACGACAGCAACGGCTTTTCCTGGAAGCCAGGGCATGTCGAGTTGAATGATCGATTCGACGAACTGCGTGGGGCGGCCTACACCTTGGCCCAGCAGATACGCCGCTCGCGCGCAGACACGCCCTGA